The Persephonella atlantica region GTACACGAATCCAGCACGTTAACCGTGATGTCAAAGTTGCCTGTTGCTGTGCCGGCAAATGCGGCGAAAGGTGCTGCTGCAAGGATTGATGCTGCGAGTAACTTCTTCATGTTTCTAACCTCCCTAAAGTTTATTTTTACCCTCCCTCAGAGGGATTATTAATCCTTTATTAGTTTTTGAGAAACATTCTAAATCTCAGTATCAAAAAAATCAATATATTTTCAAAATATGATGAATTTACTGTTTTCTTCTGTTTAATGTTTTTATCCAGTAATGGATAGTCTGCACTTTTATGTTAAACTTCTTAGATAGTTCTGTAAGTGTGTAACCCTCATTATACAGTTTTATAGTCTCTTTCTTGATTGATGCTGGATACCTTTTCTTTACTCTGTCAAGGAAAAATCGTGAGTAACAGGATTTACACAGATAAGTCTGCTTCCCATTTGATTTTCCATTTTTTATTACCTGGATAGAACTGCAGTGTGGACATATTACCTCCCCTTTTTTCCCCATTTTTGGCCCCCCATATCTGTATTATAATTCTCCCCAAAAAAAGTTTACATTAATAACCCCTTAATAGGAACGACTTTCAAAAAATGATGATTATTAGTTTTAGTTTGATAGGTGAACTATTTAAGGTTTATAATGTTTTAAACCTTTTTTAGGGGGATAGATTGAGGATAAGAATTGGAACGAGGAAAAGCAAGTTAGCCCTGTGGCAGGCAAATTATATTGCCCAGATATTAAGAAACCATTTTCCGGATGTACAGATCGAGCTTGTAAAGATAACAACAAAGGGAGATAAGATATTAGATGTTCCTCTGGCAAAAGTTGGGGGAAAGGGACTGTTTGTAAAAGAGATAGAAGAAGCAATGCTAAGGAATGAGATAGATATTGCTGTCCATTCTCTAAAAGATGTGCCCACATACTTTCCAGAAGGTCTGGGTCTTGTTGCTATCACAGAAAGAGAAGACCCAAGGGATGCATTTTTATCTGTTAAGTATAATTCCTTAAATGAGCTTCCTGAAGGAGCAGTTGTAGGAACCTCATCATTGAGGAGGAAAGTTCAGCTGAAAATCCTGAGGCCAGATTTGAAAATAAGAGATTTAAGGGGAAATGTAGATACAAGAATAAGAAAATTAGAAGAAGGTCAGTATGATGCAATAATTCTTGCATATGCAGGATTAAAAAGACTTGGACTTACAGACAGAGTAAAGCAGATTTTTCAACCAGAATATATAATTCCAGCAGTAGCGCAGGGGTTTTTGGGAATTGAAGCAAGGCTTGATGATGAAAAAACAAGAGAAATCGTATCTGTCCTGAATCACGAGGAGAGCTATCTGCGAGCCACAGCAGAAAGGGCATTTTTGAGAAAACTTGAGGGAGGGTGTCAGGTTCCTTTAGCAGCTTATTCAGAAATATCCGATGGCAAACTGAAAATAACAGGTTTTGTGTCAGACCTTACAGGAGATAGATTTTTTATGGACAGTATAACTGGAGACATTAAAGATGCAGAAAGCTTGGGGGAAACTCTGGCAGAAAAGCTTTTAAATATGGGAGCAAGGGAGGTGTTAGAAGAGATTTACAGGGGTGAAAGCCAGCTTTGAAAAAAGGTCTCAAAATAAAAGTTCTGATTTTTTTAGGCTTAGTTTCCTTACTTATAAATCTAAATGTATATGAATTCAGAGGGGAAGAATCACTTAGAGTAATAGTAGCATATGAAATGGTAACCTCCAATAACTATCTCCAGCCTACCTTT contains the following coding sequences:
- a CDS encoding IS1 family transposase, with product MGKKGEVICPHCSSIQVIKNGKSNGKQTYLCKSCYSRFFLDRVKKRYPASIKKETIKLYNEGYTLTELSKKFNIKVQTIHYWIKTLNRRKQ
- the hemC gene encoding hydroxymethylbilane synthase → MRIRIGTRKSKLALWQANYIAQILRNHFPDVQIELVKITTKGDKILDVPLAKVGGKGLFVKEIEEAMLRNEIDIAVHSLKDVPTYFPEGLGLVAITEREDPRDAFLSVKYNSLNELPEGAVVGTSSLRRKVQLKILRPDLKIRDLRGNVDTRIRKLEEGQYDAIILAYAGLKRLGLTDRVKQIFQPEYIIPAVAQGFLGIEARLDDEKTREIVSVLNHEESYLRATAERAFLRKLEGGCQVPLAAYSEISDGKLKITGFVSDLTGDRFFMDSITGDIKDAESLGETLAEKLLNMGAREVLEEIYRGESQL